From the Candidatus Beckwithbacteria bacterium genome, one window contains:
- a CDS encoding winged helix-turn-helix transcriptional regulator, producing MDGITQALQKLNISPNETRIYLALLKNGPSSITELAKLVCIPRTTTHENSEKLIEKGLVSRTIIGARKKLIAEKPTKLELLLAEEKVKLKSQSQDISSIEKSLPKLISSIQNSVSDLEKNTDFDVKIYKGKSQIQKVYLDILKAIEIRAYCDSKGISEFFPENYDLFTKAHKENKQMIMWEIIIPPIDFYKIYLSKLDMKRYKYKLAPKNLKLPLSIDYLIYDQKVAVINLVENPTCIVINNQPFYQNAKSLFEFIWQMIPESTLF from the coding sequence ATGGATGGTATTACTCAGGCTTTACAAAAGCTCAATATCTCTCCCAACGAAACCAGAATCTACTTAGCTCTTCTTAAAAATGGTCCAAGTTCTATCACTGAACTGGCTAAATTAGTGTGCATTCCCCGAACCACAACTCATGAAAACAGTGAAAAATTGATCGAAAAAGGCTTAGTCAGTCGAACAATCATTGGAGCTAGGAAAAAATTGATTGCTGAAAAACCGACTAAATTAGAACTGCTACTAGCTGAAGAAAAAGTAAAGCTCAAATCCCAAAGTCAGGATATTAGCAGTATTGAAAAAAGCTTGCCTAAACTAATTTCATCTATTCAAAATTCAGTTTCAGATTTAGAAAAAAATACTGACTTTGATGTCAAAATTTATAAAGGCAAAAGCCAAATTCAAAAAGTATATTTGGATATCTTAAAAGCTATTGAAATTAGAGCTTATTGTGATTCTAAGGGAATAAGTGAGTTTTTTCCAGAAAACTATGACTTATTTACCAAAGCGCACAAAGAAAACAAACAAATGATTATGTGGGAAATTATAATTCCTCCAATTGATTTTTATAAAATCTACCTCAGCAAACTTGATATGAAAAGATATAAATACAAACTTGCTCCCAAAAACCTTAAACTACCACTTTCAATTGATTATTTGATTTATGATCAAAAAGTTGCAGTTATAAATCTAGTTGAAAACCCAACTTGTATTGTTATAAACAATCAACCTTTTTATCAAAACGCTAAATCTTTATTTGAGTTTATTTGGCAGATGATTCCAGAGTCAACACTATTTTAA
- a CDS encoding radical SAM protein yields the protein MKKQNLKFLRKNIYYDSQLDEYLIGEYCRKSPIPLSVCLEVTRACNFRCKHCSEVGSMNDMSTKNIVKIIDDLADNDIKRISISGGEPLMRKDLSEIIQIISDKKMIISLSTNGYLLNEEIIKKLKGRVANLRISLHGKEKFHDNFVGVNGAYKKVIQNIKLCAKHSVPVGLVCTVMQSNLSELVDVIEIGKEIAVNKITFYSLFNKGRAKEIFDTEKIAINTINQVLGQYKPNLNSKNSELCIKLVNWENGLRKSLIILPNGNLIASPFLEKSNLVYNIGNLLNDNFASLWKKFPFKQDYYAKHFSDTYY from the coding sequence ATGAAAAAACAAAATTTAAAATTTCTTCGAAAGAATATCTACTATGATTCCCAATTAGATGAATATTTAATTGGAGAATATTGTAGAAAATCTCCAATTCCTTTATCGGTTTGTCTTGAAGTAACTCGAGCATGTAATTTCAGATGTAAACACTGTAGCGAAGTAGGATCGATGAATGATATGAGTACTAAAAATATTGTTAAAATCATTGACGATTTAGCAGACAATGATATAAAACGAATTAGTATAAGTGGAGGTGAACCTTTGATGAGGAAAGATTTATCTGAAATTATTCAAATTATATCTGATAAGAAAATGATAATTAGCTTATCTACTAATGGATATTTACTAAATGAAGAAATTATTAAAAAGTTAAAGGGTAGAGTTGCTAATCTAAGAATTAGTTTACATGGTAAAGAGAAATTTCATGATAACTTTGTTGGTGTAAATGGGGCATATAAAAAAGTAATACAAAATATTAAACTTTGCGCTAAACATTCAGTACCAGTAGGACTTGTCTGTACTGTGATGCAAAGTAATCTCTCCGAACTAGTTGATGTAATAGAAATTGGAAAAGAAATAGCAGTTAATAAAATCACTTTTTATTCATTGTTTAATAAAGGTAGAGCAAAAGAAATATTTGACACAGAGAAAATTGCTATCAACACAATTAATCAAGTTCTTGGACAATATAAACCTAATCTGAATTCTAAAAATAGTGAATTATGTATTAAATTAGTTAATTGGGAAAATGGCTTAAGAAAATCATTAATCATATTACCCAATGGAAATCTTATTGCTTCGCCTTTTTTAGAAAAATCAAACTTAGTATATAATATTGGAAATTTATTAAATGATAATTTTGCTAGCTTATGGAAAAAATTTCCTTTTAAACAAGATTATTATGCAAAACATTTTTCAGATACTTATTATTAA
- the recR gene encoding recombination protein RecR, producing the protein MKTPKSIERLTNAFQRLPGIGPKSAQRLTYYLLHVPQEYLDEFGEAISSLKKQTKVCSICANISESDPCPICADQNRDHAQICIVEQPLDILAIERSGTFNGVYHVLHGVINPLDNIGPDQLHIHDLLPRLNNGIKVKEIIIATNPTMEGEATALYMQRLLQKHKLDVQVTRIGRGLPTGADIEYADEITLQRAFEGRREY; encoded by the coding sequence ATGAAAACTCCCAAGAGCATTGAACGACTCACTAACGCTTTTCAGCGCTTACCAGGTATTGGCCCTAAGTCAGCCCAGCGGCTAACGTACTATCTACTTCATGTTCCTCAAGAATATTTGGATGAATTTGGCGAGGCGATAAGTTCACTTAAAAAACAGACCAAAGTATGTTCAATTTGTGCCAATATTAGCGAAAGTGATCCTTGTCCGATTTGTGCTGATCAAAATCGCGACCATGCTCAGATTTGCATTGTTGAACAGCCTCTCGATATTTTGGCTATTGAACGTAGTGGGACCTTTAATGGCGTATATCATGTGCTTCATGGAGTTATTAATCCTCTAGACAATATTGGACCTGATCAGCTTCATATTCACGATCTACTGCCTAGGCTAAATAATGGCATTAAAGTTAAAGAAATTATCATTGCTACTAATCCAACCATGGAAGGTGAAGCTACAGCTCTTTATATGCAGCGCCTTTTACAAAAACATAAGCTAGATGTTCAAGTCACCAGAATTGGTCGGGGATTGCCAACCGGAGCAGATATTGAGTACGCGGATGAAATTACCTTACAGCGGGCTTTTGAAGGACGGAGGGAATACTAA
- a CDS encoding carbohydrate kinase family protein, with translation MQIIVSGSLAHDQIMNFPEAFNDHIMPDKLHVMSVSFLVNHLQKNFGGTAGNISYNLGILGESPICIATLGKDAQEYIELLKKHGVNVAYIQQLENDYTSSFVVITDIKDCQIAGFYPGAMQKDVDLSIEPILKEQKLQASDVFWVIAPTDTKAMAKFVKQAHELGIRYLYSPAQQIPQLTKEELLEGISKAEILIGNDYELALLEKKIGLSKEEILSQVKIMITTLNDRGSMIEQTGKEETMIGVAKPRALKDPTGVGDAYIAGFLSRYLKEKSLAECGQAGAIAATYVLEEYGTTSHSYTLDLFQNRLKENFG, from the coding sequence ATGCAAATTATTGTTTCTGGGTCACTGGCTCATGACCAGATCATGAATTTTCCCGAGGCATTTAACGATCACATTATGCCGGACAAACTTCATGTCATGTCGGTTTCTTTTTTAGTTAATCATTTGCAAAAAAATTTTGGTGGTACAGCTGGGAATATCAGCTATAATTTGGGGATTTTAGGAGAAAGTCCGATTTGTATAGCCACATTAGGGAAAGATGCCCAAGAATATATTGAACTTCTGAAAAAACATGGCGTTAATGTTGCTTATATTCAACAATTGGAAAATGATTATACCAGTAGTTTTGTAGTGATTACTGATATTAAAGACTGTCAAATTGCCGGTTTTTATCCTGGAGCTATGCAGAAAGATGTGGATTTATCAATAGAGCCCATTTTAAAAGAGCAAAAACTGCAAGCCTCAGACGTTTTTTGGGTAATTGCCCCAACAGACACTAAAGCTATGGCTAAGTTTGTCAAACAGGCTCACGAACTTGGAATTAGATATCTTTATTCACCAGCTCAGCAAATTCCCCAACTGACCAAAGAAGAACTGCTGGAAGGGATTAGTAAAGCTGAAATTTTGATAGGTAATGATTATGAATTAGCGCTTTTAGAAAAAAAGATTGGTTTAAGCAAGGAAGAAATTTTATCTCAAGTTAAAATTATGATTACCACGCTCAATGATCGTGGCTCCATGATTGAGCAGACTGGAAAAGAAGAAACTATGATTGGAGTAGCTAAGCCGCGGGCTTTAAAAGATCCAACTGGAGTAGGTGATGCCTATATTGCCGGATTCTTATCAAGGTATCTTAAGGAAAAATCTTTGGCAGAATGTGGCCAAGCTGGGGCAATAGCAGCTACTTATGTACTTGAGGAATATGGAACTACTTCTCATTCTTATACTCTGGATTTATTCCAAAATCGGCTCAAAGAGAATTTTGGTTAA
- a CDS encoding YbaB/EbfC family nucleoid-associated protein, producing MGIFDTVKQGGELMKMRQQAMQIQKALAAEKIEIEESGIRIVVSGDQKIQELQIDGANNQRLVDTINKALKKSQEVAAKKMQEMSGGLSGMLKAMGQ from the coding sequence ATGGGTATTTTTGACACAGTTAAACAAGGTGGTGAACTAATGAAGATGCGCCAACAGGCTATGCAAATCCAGAAAGCCTTAGCTGCTGAAAAAATTGAAATTGAAGAAAGTGGAATCAGAATTGTGGTTTCAGGTGATCAAAAAATCCAAGAACTTCAAATTGACGGAGCCAATAACCAGCGTCTTGTTGATACGATAAATAAAGCCTTGAAAAAATCTCAGGAAGTGGCGGCTAAGAAAATGCAAGAAATGAGTGGAGGTTTATCTGGCATGCTAAAAGCAATGGGGCAATAG
- the dnaX gene encoding DNA polymerase III subunit gamma/tau, which produces MTFYLKYRPQTIDELDLATVRKQLGDVLKSDSIPHAFLFSGARGLGKTSAARIVAKSINCTNKKKGSIEPCNQCDACTSITKGMAVDVVEIDGASNRGIDDIRALRETIAQAPLNLAKKVYVIDEVHMLTREAFNALLKTLEEPPEHVVFILATTEPQKLPETIISRSFHVQFQKASHDELKRSLQRVIIGEELQISDEVLDKIIVKADGGFRDSTKMLEQLSFAGKKIDEQTLIAVFPQVSSSEFLQFLQKRQANSAFDWIAQQENQGTDWENVIRSLLIELKESLLANYGVNSGKKSLFSEAELQELITLLLRAGWQLKNALVPTLPLELVVAEWCHQELKTKSEKLKIEEELEIKMQKPEHKSEIKDQNSEEQVVVAIKQTASSKQEPATTKAVNCNFSLDDLVGKWETLLTIIKPQNHSVEALLHSARPHQVSGNEVQIKVFYEFHKGRLETDKSLQIVEEAFIKLYQSKPRIVYVLGEKQEKQELDEKKDQNLAKMAEEIFT; this is translated from the coding sequence ATGACGTTTTATCTTAAATACCGACCGCAAACCATTGACGAACTGGATTTAGCAACCGTTCGCAAACAATTAGGTGATGTTTTAAAATCAGACAGCATTCCCCATGCCTTCTTGTTTTCCGGAGCTAGAGGTTTAGGTAAGACTTCAGCAGCTCGGATTGTAGCCAAATCTATTAATTGTACCAATAAGAAAAAAGGAAGCATCGAACCTTGTAATCAGTGCGATGCTTGTACCTCAATTACCAAGGGTATGGCTGTTGATGTAGTTGAAATTGATGGAGCCAGTAACCGTGGCATTGATGATATTAGAGCTTTACGCGAGACCATTGCTCAAGCCCCCTTAAATTTAGCTAAAAAAGTGTATGTGATTGATGAAGTACACATGCTGACCAGAGAAGCTTTTAATGCGCTTTTAAAAACTTTAGAAGAACCGCCGGAGCATGTGGTTTTTATCTTAGCGACCACCGAACCGCAAAAACTACCGGAAACCATCATTTCTCGATCCTTTCATGTCCAGTTTCAAAAAGCCAGCCATGATGAACTAAAGCGGTCGTTACAACGGGTGATTATAGGGGAGGAGCTACAAATCTCTGATGAAGTGCTTGATAAAATCATTGTCAAAGCTGATGGCGGGTTTCGCGATAGTACTAAAATGCTGGAGCAACTGTCTTTTGCTGGGAAGAAAATTGATGAGCAGACTTTAATAGCTGTTTTTCCTCAAGTTAGCAGTAGTGAATTTTTACAGTTTTTACAAAAGCGTCAAGCTAATTCTGCCTTTGACTGGATTGCCCAACAGGAGAATCAGGGAACTGATTGGGAGAATGTTATCCGAAGTTTACTAATAGAATTAAAAGAATCATTGTTGGCAAATTACGGTGTTAATTCAGGTAAAAAATCTTTATTCTCTGAAGCAGAACTACAGGAATTGATCACTTTACTTCTCCGAGCTGGTTGGCAACTTAAGAATGCTTTGGTCCCAACTTTACCTTTGGAGTTAGTAGTAGCGGAATGGTGTCATCAAGAACTAAAAACTAAAAGCGAAAAACTAAAAATTGAAGAAGAGTTGGAAATTAAAATGCAAAAGCCAGAACATAAGTCAGAAATCAAAGACCAAAATTCAGAAGAACAGGTAGTAGTGGCTATAAAACAGACAGCCTCATCAAAACAAGAACCAGCAACTACTAAAGCAGTTAATTGTAATTTTTCGTTGGATGATCTGGTTGGTAAGTGGGAAACATTACTAACTATCATTAAACCTCAGAATCACTCAGTTGAAGCGCTGTTGCATAGTGCCAGGCCACACCAGGTTAGTGGCAACGAAGTCCAGATTAAAGTTTTTTATGAATTTCATAAGGGTAGATTGGAAACTGATAAAAGTTTGCAAATTGTGGAAGAAGCTTTTATTAAGCTTTATCAGAGTAAACCAAGAATAGTATATGTTTTGGGAGAAAAACAAGAAAAACAGGAACTGGACGAGAAAAAAGACCAGAATTTAGCTAAAATGGCAGAAGAAATATTTACATAA
- the ybeY gene encoding rRNA maturation RNase YbeY, whose product MLHVLITASSRYPIRRRQIKEVVARVLSEMKISFDVEVEINVIGDRKMTQLHVKHLHEPGTTDVLSFPLNEKLNKKDNFVSYPDKTLRLGTIFISYPQARRQANKHKLLVDQEVAQLVEHGMFHLLGIHHE is encoded by the coding sequence ATGCTTCATGTCCTTATTACCGCTAGTTCCAGGTACCCTATTCGCCGCCGCCAAATTAAAGAAGTGGTGGCTCGGGTTCTTTCCGAAATGAAGATAAGTTTTGATGTGGAAGTAGAAATTAATGTCATAGGTGATCGCAAGATGACTCAACTACACGTTAAACACCTACATGAACCTGGAACTACTGATGTTCTATCTTTTCCTCTCAATGAAAAACTAAACAAAAAAGATAATTTTGTGAGTTATCCAGATAAAACCCTGCGTTTAGGGACGATTTTTATTTCTTATCCTCAAGCTAGACGCCAGGCTAATAAACACAAACTTCTTGTTGATCAAGAAGTGGCTCAACTAGTTGAGCACGGCATGTTTCATCTTTTAGGAATTCATCACGAGTAA
- a CDS encoding GatB/YqeY domain-containing protein, protein MLRTTIRNNFLEAVKARDKKRADALRSLEVALKQVEIDSRAEVTDEIAVKILRGELKKREESIAMFTKANRQDLIDKESYEAETIKNYLPAQMDTSQIVQLVDETLASLGDQANFGDVMKQVMAKTKGQADGKLVSDVVREKLG, encoded by the coding sequence ATGCTAAGAACTACAATACGAAATAACTTTTTGGAAGCTGTTAAAGCTCGAGATAAAAAACGGGCTGATGCCTTGCGGTCTTTAGAAGTGGCTTTAAAACAAGTAGAAATTGATAGTAGAGCAGAAGTAACTGATGAAATAGCTGTCAAAATTTTGCGTGGTGAACTCAAAAAACGAGAAGAGTCTATTGCCATGTTTACAAAGGCTAATCGTCAGGATTTGATTGATAAAGAAAGCTATGAAGCCGAAACTATCAAAAACTATCTACCAGCTCAAATGGATACGTCTCAGATTGTCCAGCTCGTTGATGAGACCTTAGCTTCCTTAGGTGATCAGGCTAATTTTGGAGATGTTATGAAACAAGTCATGGCTAAAACTAAAGGTCAGGCTGATGGCAAATTAGTAAGTGATGTAGTTAGAGAAAAATTGGGTTAA
- the rpsU gene encoding 30S ribosomal protein S21, with the protein MATVVVAGPQDTNDQVIKKFKKKVQQDDILNKLKEKEFFKKPSLIRKEKKDEYRKRRKRRLQAARRG; encoded by the coding sequence ATGGCAACCGTAGTTGTTGCTGGGCCACAAGATACAAACGATCAAGTTATCAAGAAGTTTAAGAAAAAAGTTCAGCAGGACGATATTTTAAATAAGCTCAAAGAAAAAGAGTTTTTCAAAAAACCATCCCTCATTCGTAAAGAAAAGAAAGACGAATACCGGAAACGGCGCAAACGCCGTCTTCAAGCTGCTAGAAGGGGATAA
- a CDS encoding chromate resistance protein has product MSDKLIITHTNPDPDAICSVWLLRRFDQEMIEAGVAFVSAGKTYQDQTADSDPDVIHVDTGMGQFDHHQTGERTCAALLVLEQLKIKYDYLQEDEALDRLVQVILADDHFDECCWPEASADRYQFMFGEILDGLKHNNTLTDQGLIDFGSTCLDGIYTMMKLKVDAENEINSQGREFQSQWGKALAIVSKNDEVLPIAQKLGYVLVVRKDPDGMVRIKANPSSEVDLAQACQKAKELDPEATWFLHASKKMLLNGSYKNPDSKFSKLRIEELIGLFNH; this is encoded by the coding sequence ATGTCGGATAAATTGATTATTACTCACACCAACCCTGATCCAGATGCAATTTGCAGCGTGTGGTTGCTGCGGCGCTTTGATCAAGAGATGATTGAAGCTGGAGTAGCTTTTGTTTCAGCCGGTAAAACCTACCAAGACCAAACGGCTGACAGTGATCCAGACGTTATCCATGTTGATACGGGGATGGGCCAATTTGATCATCACCAGACTGGAGAGCGCACTTGTGCTGCTTTACTGGTGTTGGAACAGCTTAAAATCAAATATGACTATTTACAGGAAGATGAAGCTTTGGACCGACTAGTTCAAGTGATTTTGGCTGACGATCATTTTGATGAGTGCTGTTGGCCGGAAGCTTCGGCTGACCGCTACCAATTTATGTTTGGGGAAATTCTTGATGGGCTTAAACACAATAATACGTTAACTGATCAAGGTCTTATTGATTTTGGTTCAACTTGTCTGGATGGGATTTATACGATGATGAAGCTAAAAGTTGACGCCGAAAATGAAATTAATTCTCAGGGCAGAGAGTTTCAAAGCCAGTGGGGAAAAGCTTTAGCTATTGTTTCTAAAAATGACGAAGTTTTACCAATTGCTCAGAAGCTCGGCTATGTTTTAGTGGTTCGTAAAGATCCCGATGGTATGGTGCGGATCAAAGCCAATCCCAGTTCGGAAGTAGACTTGGCTCAGGCTTGTCAAAAAGCTAAAGAGCTTGATCCGGAAGCCACCTGGTTTTTGCATGCTAGCAAAAAAATGCTTTTAAACGGCAGCTATAAAAATCCTGACTCTAAATTTTCTAAACTAAGAATTGAAGAACTAATAGGTTTATTTAATCATTAG
- a CDS encoding four helix bundle protein: MKKFENNYDLEDRTLDFSKKLIKLLQKIPKNLISCPLIDQCLRSGTSVGANYREANGASSKKDFQNKIYICKKESKETLYWLELIASTANSDEIKTELRELWQENKQFILIFSKIVSSIRNKN, translated from the coding sequence ATGAAAAAATTTGAAAACAATTATGATTTGGAAGATAGAACATTAGATTTTTCTAAAAAATTGATAAAACTGTTACAAAAAATCCCCAAAAATCTTATCTCTTGTCCACTTATAGATCAATGTTTACGATCAGGTACAAGTGTTGGAGCTAATTACCGAGAAGCTAATGGAGCTTCAAGTAAAAAAGATTTTCAAAACAAAATTTACATCTGTAAAAAAGAATCCAAAGAAACCCTGTATTGGCTAGAACTAATTGCAAGTACTGCAAATTCTGATGAAATAAAAACCGAATTAAGAGAACTTTGGCAAGAAAATAAACAATTTATCTTAATATTTAGTAAAATAGTGTCCAGTATTAGAAATAAAAATTAA
- a CDS encoding proline--tRNA ligase, with the protein MKYSQLFGKTVKSVSKNIKLDSHRLLVQAGFIRESVAGRYFMLPLGMRVRNKIIGIIREEMDKSGAQEMITPVLHPLELWQESNRDNAGNFGLMLVEDRRGAKFALGGTAEEMFVDVVRKFPLSYKDLPFNIYQFSQKFRDELRARGGLLRVREFLMKDAYSFDKNAEEFAKTYETMGQTYQTIFNRIGLETIRVASDNGYIGGEYCHEYVAESEIGESTFLVTEDSSYCAHQDVATFKLEPVNPDDPEKPMEIIDQPEWVHTMEDNLKHYQLPQERFLKNVVYKNITTGDIIIAVIRGDLDVNVKKLEHVVNAVEQLEEAKLEDLAAIGTKPGYVHSWGHSFKSKGKSKKAKVIYVVDKSLYTVKNFIGGQKEETTDSINVNYGRDFKHDLEADIALAKPGLKTPDGKVLVEKKGIEVGNIFQLGEHYSRRMNATYTAVDGSQAYYYMGCYGIGVGRSMQAVVQIHHDERGIIWPESVAPFQVHLISIQNAENSIQAEGIHQKLIEAGIEVLWDDREDVSPGQKFADADLIGCPVRLVVSAKTGDKIELKKRTEKEVELLSLEEVIERLK; encoded by the coding sequence TGAAATATTCGCAACTCTTTGGCAAAACGGTCAAATCAGTTTCTAAAAATATCAAGCTTGATTCGCACCGTTTACTAGTTCAAGCCGGTTTTATTCGCGAAAGCGTAGCTGGCCGCTATTTTATGTTGCCTTTGGGGATGCGGGTACGAAACAAAATCATTGGGATTATTCGAGAAGAGATGGATAAATCTGGCGCTCAGGAGATGATCACTCCAGTTTTACATCCGCTGGAGCTGTGGCAAGAGAGTAACCGCGATAATGCTGGTAATTTTGGACTGATGTTAGTCGAGGATAGACGCGGAGCTAAATTTGCTTTGGGTGGGACGGCTGAAGAAATGTTTGTGGATGTGGTACGTAAATTTCCGCTTTCTTATAAAGATTTACCTTTCAATATTTACCAGTTTTCTCAAAAATTCCGTGATGAGCTGCGGGCTCGAGGAGGGCTGCTCAGAGTTCGAGAATTTTTAATGAAAGATGCATACTCTTTTGATAAAAATGCTGAGGAATTTGCGAAAACCTATGAGACTATGGGGCAGACGTACCAAACAATTTTTAACCGGATAGGTTTGGAAACAATCAGAGTTGCCTCAGACAATGGTTATATTGGCGGCGAATATTGTCATGAATATGTAGCTGAAAGTGAAATTGGCGAAAGCACCTTTTTAGTGACTGAAGATAGCAGTTACTGTGCCCATCAGGATGTAGCGACTTTTAAACTGGAACCAGTTAATCCTGATGATCCTGAAAAACCCATGGAAATTATTGACCAGCCTGAGTGGGTTCATACCATGGAAGATAATTTAAAACATTACCAATTGCCGCAGGAACGGTTTTTGAAGAATGTGGTGTATAAAAATATCACTACTGGCGATATTATCATTGCTGTTATTCGTGGGGATTTAGACGTTAACGTCAAAAAACTGGAACATGTTGTTAATGCAGTTGAGCAGCTGGAAGAGGCTAAGCTTGAAGATCTGGCAGCTATTGGGACTAAACCTGGCTATGTGCATTCTTGGGGACACAGCTTTAAGTCAAAAGGCAAAAGCAAGAAGGCAAAAGTGATTTATGTGGTGGATAAGTCACTTTATACAGTTAAAAATTTTATTGGCGGGCAAAAGGAAGAAACTACCGATTCTATTAACGTCAATTATGGTCGGGATTTTAAACACGATTTAGAAGCTGATATAGCTTTGGCTAAACCAGGCTTAAAAACTCCAGATGGAAAAGTTCTAGTAGAGAAAAAAGGCATTGAAGTTGGTAATATTTTTCAACTTGGCGAACATTACAGTAGGCGGATGAATGCTACCTACACGGCAGTTGATGGAAGTCAGGCTTATTACTATATGGGTTGTTATGGAATTGGAGTAGGTCGGAGTATGCAGGCGGTAGTGCAAATCCATCACGATGAGCGGGGTATTATTTGGCCGGAAAGTGTGGCTCCATTTCAAGTCCATCTTATTAGTATTCAAAATGCTGAAAACAGCATCCAAGCAGAAGGCATACATCAAAAGCTAATTGAAGCAGGGATTGAGGTTCTTTGGGATGACCGTGAAGATGTTTCCCCAGGCCAAAAATTTGCCGATGCCGATTTGATCGGTTGCCCGGTTCGTTTGGTAGTTTCTGCTAAAACTGGAGATAAGATTGAACTCAAAAAAAGAACGGAAAAAGAGGTTGAACTATTGAGCCTGGAAGAAGTAATTGAAAGACTTAAATAA